One Arthrobacter sp. StoSoilB20 DNA segment encodes these proteins:
- a CDS encoding methionine synthase, protein MNTLLPTTVVGSLPKPSWLAQPETLWSPWKLEGDALLEGKQDALRIAIHEQSRRGIDIVSDGEQTRQHFVTTFIEHLSGVDFEQRKTVRIRDRYDASVPTVVGPVRRERPVFVDDAKFLRATTDRPIKWTLPGPMTMVDTLFDDHYKSREKLAWEFAAILNQEAKELEAAGVDIIQFDEPAFNVFLDEVKDWGVAALERAAEGLRAETAVHICYGYGIKANNDWKATLGSQWRQYEETFPLLQSSSIDIISLESQNSHVPMDLIELLRGKKVMLGAIDVASDTIETPEEVADTLRKALQFVDADKLIASSNCGMAPFPRDVALAKLSALSAGTDIVREELTRSTPKVS, encoded by the coding sequence ATGAACACACTTTTGCCCACCACCGTCGTTGGAAGCCTGCCGAAACCATCGTGGCTCGCACAGCCGGAGACTCTGTGGTCTCCCTGGAAACTGGAGGGAGATGCGCTGCTCGAGGGCAAGCAGGATGCGCTGCGCATCGCCATCCACGAACAGAGCCGACGCGGCATCGACATCGTCAGCGACGGCGAGCAAACCCGCCAGCACTTCGTCACCACCTTCATCGAGCATCTCAGCGGGGTCGACTTTGAACAGCGCAAGACCGTGCGCATCCGCGATCGCTACGACGCAAGCGTGCCCACCGTCGTCGGACCGGTGCGCCGCGAGCGGCCGGTATTCGTCGACGACGCGAAGTTCCTCCGCGCAACCACCGACCGGCCGATCAAATGGACGCTTCCCGGTCCCATGACCATGGTGGACACACTCTTCGATGACCACTACAAGAGCCGCGAGAAGCTGGCCTGGGAGTTCGCTGCGATCTTGAACCAGGAAGCGAAAGAACTGGAGGCGGCCGGTGTGGACATCATCCAGTTCGACGAGCCCGCGTTCAACGTCTTCCTCGATGAGGTCAAGGACTGGGGCGTCGCTGCACTTGAGAGAGCGGCAGAAGGGCTGCGTGCGGAAACCGCCGTGCACATCTGCTACGGCTACGGGATCAAGGCCAACAACGACTGGAAGGCGACGCTCGGCTCACAGTGGCGGCAGTACGAGGAAACGTTCCCGCTGCTTCAGAGCTCCAGCATCGACATCATCTCGCTGGAATCCCAGAACTCCCACGTGCCCATGGACCTCATCGAGCTCCTCCGCGGCAAAAAAGTCATGCTCGGGGCAATCGACGTCGCAAGCGATACCATCGAAACCCCGGAGGAAGTCGCCGACACCCTCCGCAAGGCCCTGCAGTTCGTCGATGCGGACAAGCTGATCGCCAGCTCCAACTGCGGCATGGCACCGTTCCCCCGCGACGTCGCACTGGCCAAGCTGAGTGCCCTCAGCGCAGGGACGGACATCGTTCGCGAGGAACTCACCCGCTCCACCCCCAAGGTGTCCTAA
- a CDS encoding DUF1852 domain-containing protein: MADDFTFSITTTPFDEDYSPSEGSRITTNFANLARGEHRQENLRNALTMIRRRFNDLASWDNPDRDRYTLELEIVSVQIEFTAEGTDQKFPLFEVLDIQIVDQLNGVRHQGIVGNNFSSYVRDFDFSVVLPAASAEAGKPTVPENFGDLHGKLFQQFLDSPACQERFPQPPVVCISVSTTKTYRRTENHHPVLGVEYQQDEFSLTDAYFAKMGLRVRYFMPRGSVAPLAFYFRGDLLNDYSNLQLIGTISTMETFQKIYRPEVYNANSAAAVVYQPSLGEQDYSRTQIDYDRVERSQLAVIQAKYTEEHFITPHKDLLDQWTAKHPALVN; the protein is encoded by the coding sequence ATGGCAGACGACTTCACGTTCAGCATCACCACGACCCCCTTCGACGAGGACTACTCCCCCTCGGAAGGGTCGCGGATCACCACGAATTTCGCCAACCTGGCAAGGGGCGAGCACCGCCAGGAGAACCTCCGCAACGCCTTGACCATGATCCGGCGCCGCTTCAACGATCTCGCAAGCTGGGACAACCCGGACCGGGACCGTTACACGCTCGAGCTTGAGATCGTTTCCGTGCAGATAGAGTTCACTGCCGAAGGCACCGATCAGAAGTTCCCCCTGTTCGAGGTTCTCGACATCCAGATCGTCGACCAACTGAACGGGGTCCGCCACCAAGGGATCGTCGGGAACAACTTCTCCTCCTACGTCCGTGACTTCGACTTCAGCGTCGTACTGCCAGCGGCATCAGCGGAGGCAGGCAAGCCCACCGTCCCCGAGAACTTCGGCGATCTGCACGGCAAACTGTTCCAGCAATTCCTCGATTCCCCGGCGTGCCAGGAACGTTTCCCGCAGCCGCCAGTGGTGTGCATCAGCGTCTCCACAACCAAGACGTACCGGCGAACGGAAAACCATCACCCCGTCCTGGGCGTCGAGTACCAGCAGGACGAGTTCTCACTGACCGACGCGTACTTCGCAAAGATGGGGCTGCGGGTCCGCTACTTCATGCCACGCGGCAGCGTAGCGCCGTTGGCCTTCTATTTCCGCGGCGACCTGCTCAACGACTACTCCAACCTGCAGCTCATCGGCACGATCAGCACCATGGAGACGTTCCAGAAGATCTACCGCCCGGAGGTCTACAACGCGAACTCCGCCGCCGCCGTCGTCTATCAGCCGAGTCTGGGAGAGCAGGATTACTCGCGGACACAGATCGATTACGACCGCGTCGAGCGCAGTCAGCTCGCGGTCATCCAGGCGAAGTACACCGAGGAACACTTCATCACGCCCCACAAGGATCTATTGGACCAGTGGACCGCCAAACACCCCGCCCTCGTCAACTGA
- a CDS encoding LysR family transcriptional regulator encodes MAQISSGLTLQQLRYFIEVAAEGSISAAADLLYVAQPTMSASMKDLEARVGRALLVRSARGATLTADGVEFLGYARQVVEQFALLEQRYLGRPPRRRLLGVSTQHYSFAVDAFVRMVKATDVAEYEFSLRESRTWDIIEDVRTLRSEIGILYRNDFNRKVIDKLLRESGLAFTPLFLADPHIFVARNNPLASKERATLDDLAGMPRLTFDQGANNSFYFAEEILSTMSSKQEIRVSDRATIFNLMIGLHGYTISTGIISGELDPEIVAIPLDVDERIEIGWIGHAAIPLTDQAQHYLRELRAVVAEFGVALLD; translated from the coding sequence ATGGCCCAGATTTCGAGCGGATTGACCCTGCAACAGCTCCGCTACTTCATAGAAGTTGCAGCGGAGGGCTCGATCTCTGCGGCTGCCGATCTTCTCTACGTAGCGCAGCCGACGATGTCCGCATCGATGAAGGACCTTGAGGCCCGGGTTGGCCGTGCGCTCCTGGTTCGCTCCGCCCGCGGGGCCACCCTCACCGCTGACGGGGTAGAGTTCCTCGGCTACGCGAGGCAGGTCGTCGAGCAGTTCGCTCTCCTTGAACAGCGCTACCTTGGCAGGCCGCCGCGGCGGCGTCTGCTCGGGGTGTCAACACAGCACTACTCGTTCGCGGTGGACGCCTTCGTCCGGATGGTCAAGGCCACTGATGTAGCCGAATACGAGTTCTCGCTGCGTGAGTCCCGCACGTGGGACATCATTGAGGATGTCCGGACGCTCCGGAGCGAGATAGGCATCCTCTACCGGAACGATTTCAACCGGAAAGTCATCGACAAGCTGCTCCGGGAATCCGGGCTCGCGTTCACTCCGCTTTTCCTCGCCGATCCTCACATTTTCGTTGCACGGAACAACCCGCTCGCTTCAAAAGAGCGTGCGACCCTCGATGATCTCGCCGGGATGCCGCGGCTGACCTTCGATCAAGGTGCGAACAACTCCTTTTACTTCGCAGAGGAGATTCTCTCCACCATGTCCAGTAAGCAGGAGATCCGGGTCTCTGACCGTGCCACGATCTTCAACCTCATGATCGGGCTCCACGGCTACACCATCTCCACGGGCATCATCAGCGGGGAGCTCGACCCGGAGATCGTCGCCATCCCGCTCGACGTTGACGAACGCATAGAGATCGGCTGGATCGGCCACGCCGCGATCCCGCTCACCGACCAAGCACAGCACTACCTCAGGGAACTGCGGGCCGTCGTCGCTGAGTTCGGCGTAGCGCTGCTCGACTGA
- a CDS encoding helix-turn-helix domain-containing protein — translation MDMNQPRLSGGPEPHDSMRWQELLDQLDVEELTEAFLSRITAIPGYDPAPIPLAEIRRTGRLAFEAMVTGLREGGLREAVAVAADVGVSRARAGIPITSLMSAIRLDYNILWEALTRVATPDDATLVVRHTWIVLDTVDEYAGQTQRAFIAERERMQDEAFSVRQGLLAELFQTPELTDEQLRTIAGELEISPASPLIVVGAEPDEMPALRVFIAAAERAGRNVFSHHRGDALIAFTTQLEGTDPKRDAFRRNLLTIRVGLTDADAGLRGLRQAANIARDLARVFRGGEHGAMTWKRGWARLANRSLILAGHPVLTDVTAALSSCTRTERNRLEESVRSYLRTGSAGDSAVELFCHRNTLTNRLRRFAEITGIDPTVPQDAARLVVGWA, via the coding sequence ATGGACATGAACCAACCCCGGCTTAGCGGCGGTCCGGAGCCCCACGATTCCATGCGCTGGCAGGAGCTGCTGGACCAGCTGGACGTTGAGGAGCTCACCGAGGCGTTTCTTTCTCGAATTACCGCTATCCCCGGTTACGACCCTGCCCCGATCCCTCTTGCCGAGATACGGCGAACGGGGCGCCTGGCCTTCGAGGCCATGGTTACCGGCCTACGTGAGGGTGGGCTTCGTGAAGCAGTTGCTGTAGCCGCTGATGTCGGCGTCTCCCGAGCACGAGCGGGAATCCCCATCACCTCATTGATGTCAGCTATACGCCTTGATTACAACATCCTTTGGGAAGCCCTTACCAGGGTGGCAACACCGGACGATGCAACGCTGGTGGTTCGGCACACCTGGATTGTGCTCGACACCGTCGACGAATACGCGGGACAGACTCAGCGGGCATTCATCGCAGAACGGGAGCGTATGCAGGACGAAGCATTTTCCGTACGGCAGGGCCTGTTGGCGGAACTCTTCCAGACACCCGAACTGACGGACGAACAGTTGCGCACCATTGCCGGTGAGCTTGAAATTTCCCCCGCCAGCCCCCTGATAGTGGTAGGTGCCGAGCCCGATGAAATGCCAGCGCTGAGGGTCTTTATCGCCGCAGCCGAACGCGCAGGCAGAAACGTGTTCTCCCATCACCGTGGTGACGCACTCATTGCGTTCACCACGCAACTCGAAGGGACAGATCCCAAGCGCGATGCGTTCCGTCGCAATTTGCTCACCATCAGAGTCGGACTTACCGATGCTGATGCGGGCCTCCGGGGTCTTCGTCAAGCAGCAAACATCGCACGCGATCTCGCTCGGGTGTTCAGAGGCGGTGAGCACGGTGCAATGACTTGGAAGCGAGGCTGGGCCAGACTGGCCAACCGGAGCCTGATTCTGGCAGGGCACCCCGTACTGACAGACGTCACAGCAGCCCTTTCAAGCTGCACTAGAACGGAACGTAACCGGTTGGAAGAATCAGTCCGCAGCTACCTCCGTACGGGCAGTGCCGGAGACTCGGCAGTAGAGCTCTTTTGTCATCGGAATACGTTGACAAACCGTCTACGTCGTTTCGCGGAAATCACAGGGATCGATCCTACCGTCCCACAGGACGCTGCGCGCCTCGTCGTCGGGTGGGCATAA
- a CDS encoding MFS transporter: MSETLQAANFEQHAVKELSRKDANKVALGALIGSALEYYDFFLFSAAAALVFNVQYFTSGNPTAAALASFATFGVGVAARPLGGIIFGSMGDRIGRRKTLMITIIGIGMITGLIGVLPTYAAIGIAAPILLVLLRVVQGLFVGGEWSGALTLVVENSPLHLRARYAVIPLIGSPIGTILSSGGFFLVTILFTKENFDAWGWRIPFLISLPLLLIAIYIRAKLEESPVFRQIEEAGEIEQTPVRTTFKNSWRQLLIGMASCLLGMGGFYLVTTFCVWYGVNVLKYPSTLMLLGTIAAAVVEIFVIIWSGRLGAKYGSSRVILWGGIASAVVAVPAFLLLTSGNPVLVVIAMVLAVSTLSFPYAGTGAVLTGLFEAKTRFTGVAVANNTSAMVAGFVPLIVTGVVAAAGNHWWPAAAMLVLISIITASAGAIAPRFSVNLPGFKH, from the coding sequence ATGAGTGAGACACTACAGGCGGCGAATTTTGAGCAACATGCCGTCAAAGAGCTGAGTAGGAAAGACGCGAACAAGGTCGCGTTGGGCGCATTGATCGGCTCCGCACTTGAGTACTACGACTTTTTCCTTTTCAGTGCCGCAGCGGCACTGGTGTTCAACGTTCAGTACTTCACAAGCGGCAACCCGACTGCGGCGGCTTTGGCCTCGTTCGCCACCTTTGGGGTTGGCGTTGCTGCCAGACCCCTCGGCGGAATCATCTTCGGCAGCATGGGCGACCGGATCGGGCGCCGCAAGACCCTGATGATCACGATCATTGGCATTGGCATGATTACTGGTCTTATCGGGGTGCTGCCGACTTATGCCGCAATCGGTATTGCCGCCCCAATTCTGCTCGTGTTGTTACGGGTAGTACAGGGCCTCTTCGTCGGTGGAGAATGGTCAGGGGCCCTGACCTTGGTGGTGGAAAACTCCCCGTTGCACCTTCGCGCACGGTACGCCGTGATTCCACTGATTGGTTCCCCCATCGGGACGATACTCTCTTCCGGAGGGTTCTTCCTGGTCACAATCCTCTTCACCAAAGAAAACTTTGACGCGTGGGGCTGGCGTATCCCGTTCCTCATTTCCCTGCCCCTGCTGCTCATTGCCATCTACATCCGCGCCAAGCTCGAAGAGTCGCCAGTGTTCCGCCAAATCGAAGAAGCCGGCGAAATTGAGCAGACCCCTGTCCGCACCACCTTTAAGAATTCTTGGCGGCAGCTCTTGATCGGTATGGCTTCCTGCCTCCTCGGCATGGGCGGCTTCTATCTGGTCACCACGTTCTGCGTCTGGTACGGAGTCAACGTCCTCAAGTACCCGTCGACCCTGATGTTGCTTGGCACTATCGCTGCCGCGGTAGTAGAGATATTTGTCATTATCTGGAGCGGACGCCTCGGCGCTAAATATGGATCAAGCCGGGTCATACTGTGGGGCGGTATTGCCTCCGCAGTGGTAGCCGTTCCTGCCTTCCTGCTGCTCACCTCAGGTAATCCTGTTCTTGTCGTCATCGCCATGGTCCTTGCAGTCTCGACTCTCTCCTTCCCCTACGCCGGCACAGGCGCGGTTCTGACGGGCCTGTTTGAAGCCAAGACCCGCTTTACGGGTGTGGCTGTTGCAAACAACACCTCGGCCATGGTGGCGGGCTTCGTTCCCTTGATTGTCACCGGTGTAGTTGCAGCCGCTGGGAATCACTGGTGGCCCGCCGCCGCGATGCTTGTACTCATCTCGATCATTACCGCTTCGGCTGGTGCAATCGCACCCCGGTTCAGCGTGAATCTTCCCGGCTTCAAGCACTAA
- a CDS encoding amidohydrolase — MKLDLIVRANEILTMDPDRPIATAVGVIGERIVGFDDEIASMEAECSLDFGDACITPGLIDAHCHTTWWGLGLDAVDLSGCRGLEDVYSKIEAEMERLSGDAEAWVHGTGFNQAHHGGMFPDIGRIDDITGNRPLYLRNASGHSSITNSATLDLIGASHHDFQDPAGGIVVRDAVGKPTGVMEEAAQGLVQALLLPYSTEKIVRALDAATERYAAQGITSFTEAGIGGGWIGHSPVEVAAYQTAAETGHLHARAQLMPAMDALQPITGHPADFHHQGVGLGLGLGLRYGFGDDYVRFGHVKVFLDGSLLGATAAVTESFCGHDHNTGYLLDEPGTYRERALSAYRAGWPLALHAIGDVAIDLAMDLIEEAQNRYGRGEAPCRIEHFGMARPDQVVRAGVLGIAVAPQAGFIGPLGDQIVTLVGSDRESWLYRGRSVIDAGALLAGSSDLPVADNNLRRGMQSAVDRRTDKGLPFAAGEAITPEEALRTHTEWAARATGQFRDKGTLERGKLADFTVFSESPLTARNIAEIDVVATILGGRLSYDARKAHKNPTPELQLLSVTN, encoded by the coding sequence ATGAAGCTCGACCTGATTGTCCGGGCGAACGAGATTCTCACCATGGACCCCGACCGGCCCATTGCGACCGCTGTGGGAGTCATCGGCGAACGTATCGTTGGCTTTGATGACGAAATCGCAAGCATGGAGGCAGAGTGCAGCCTTGACTTCGGTGATGCATGCATTACCCCGGGTCTTATCGATGCCCACTGCCACACAACATGGTGGGGTTTGGGCCTGGATGCGGTGGATCTGAGCGGGTGCAGGGGACTCGAGGACGTTTACTCCAAGATCGAGGCTGAAATGGAACGTCTGTCCGGTGATGCCGAGGCTTGGGTTCACGGTACCGGTTTCAACCAAGCCCACCATGGCGGAATGTTCCCTGACATAGGACGAATTGATGACATAACTGGTAATCGCCCGCTGTACCTTCGGAACGCTTCCGGACATTCATCAATCACTAACAGCGCCACGCTGGATCTAATCGGGGCTTCACATCACGATTTCCAGGACCCAGCAGGAGGAATTGTGGTGCGGGACGCCGTAGGAAAACCTACCGGTGTCATGGAAGAAGCCGCACAGGGATTGGTGCAGGCACTCCTACTGCCTTACTCAACTGAGAAAATCGTTCGGGCATTGGACGCTGCGACCGAACGATACGCGGCGCAAGGGATAACCAGCTTCACCGAAGCCGGCATCGGCGGCGGCTGGATCGGCCACAGTCCTGTCGAGGTTGCTGCGTACCAGACCGCCGCCGAAACCGGGCATCTTCATGCACGCGCGCAGCTGATGCCCGCCATGGACGCGCTGCAACCCATAACGGGGCATCCTGCCGACTTCCACCATCAAGGAGTAGGTCTTGGACTGGGTTTGGGACTTCGTTACGGCTTCGGAGACGATTACGTCCGATTCGGACACGTCAAAGTCTTCCTTGACGGCTCCCTCTTGGGAGCAACCGCTGCAGTAACCGAATCCTTCTGCGGACACGATCACAACACTGGCTACCTTTTGGACGAGCCAGGCACCTACCGGGAGCGCGCCTTGAGTGCCTACCGTGCCGGGTGGCCTCTGGCGCTGCACGCCATTGGCGATGTAGCCATCGACCTGGCGATGGACCTCATCGAGGAGGCACAGAACAGATACGGCCGCGGCGAAGCACCCTGCCGCATTGAGCATTTCGGCATGGCCCGCCCGGACCAAGTCGTTCGCGCCGGTGTCCTCGGCATCGCAGTGGCCCCCCAAGCAGGATTCATTGGTCCCTTAGGCGATCAGATTGTGACTCTGGTTGGGTCCGACCGGGAATCCTGGCTGTACAGGGGCCGGTCCGTTATCGACGCGGGAGCCCTTCTCGCAGGATCTTCCGACCTGCCGGTAGCAGATAACAACCTGCGCAGGGGCATGCAATCAGCCGTTGACCGGCGGACGGACAAAGGCCTGCCTTTCGCCGCAGGGGAGGCCATCACACCTGAGGAAGCACTTCGAACGCACACAGAGTGGGCAGCCCGCGCTACCGGTCAATTCCGGGACAAGGGCACGCTGGAACGCGGCAAACTCGCCGATTTCACGGTGTTCTCTGAATCGCCACTGACGGCCCGCAACATCGCCGAGATCGACGTCGTGGCCACGATTCTTGGTGGCCGGCTGAGCTATGACGCCCGGAAAGCTCATAAGAATCCGACACCTGAATTGCAGCTCCTGTCGGTCACCAACTGA
- a CDS encoding maleylpyruvate isomerase family mycothiol-dependent enzyme, with protein sequence MHEVKSSTRSLSDADPAEEPATTIALDLALASDGQASFDRLIRDLDPEDLQGESLLPGWTRAHVIAHIGYNARALARLVQWAQTGIENPMYESPESRADEIDLGSTLSHASLSRLSSREAAQLEEAWTNLPDDRWTYKVKNAQGRMIPISETIWMRARELWLHAIDLNNGATVQDIPLPAAARILQDVLTTWEGRDGHYVRAVPTDAQKDFQPGDEGQTEPAGGDILSISGTLTDLLAWATGRGHDGVVVITADGREIGPAPAAHRWI encoded by the coding sequence GTGCACGAAGTAAAAAGTTCAACGCGTTCGCTATCGGATGCAGACCCAGCCGAAGAACCGGCAACAACGATCGCATTGGATCTCGCCCTCGCCAGCGACGGACAGGCAAGCTTTGACCGGCTGATCCGCGATCTGGACCCCGAGGACCTTCAGGGCGAATCGCTCCTGCCCGGATGGACCCGAGCGCACGTCATCGCGCACATCGGCTACAACGCCCGAGCACTTGCCCGGTTGGTCCAGTGGGCGCAGACAGGGATCGAGAATCCGATGTACGAATCGCCTGAGTCACGGGCCGATGAGATCGACCTCGGGTCGACACTCTCCCACGCGAGTCTGAGCCGGCTCTCATCGCGGGAGGCTGCACAGCTCGAAGAAGCCTGGACAAATCTCCCCGACGATCGCTGGACTTACAAGGTAAAGAACGCGCAGGGGCGCATGATTCCCATTTCCGAGACTATTTGGATGCGGGCCCGCGAACTATGGTTGCATGCCATCGACCTCAACAACGGGGCAACCGTCCAGGACATTCCCCTGCCAGCCGCAGCCCGCATCCTGCAGGATGTGTTAACTACTTGGGAGGGCCGGGACGGCCATTATGTGCGCGCTGTCCCAACAGACGCCCAGAAGGACTTTCAGCCTGGCGATGAAGGACAAACCGAACCGGCAGGCGGCGACATTCTGTCAATCTCCGGCACACTTACAGACCTCCTGGCCTGGGCCACCGGACGTGGTCACGATGGCGTCGTGGTGATTACTGCGGATGGACGTGAGATCGGCCCTGCGCCGGCGGCGCATCGCTGGATTTAA
- a CDS encoding NAD-dependent succinate-semialdehyde dehydrogenase: MTLKPHEQELINQVQTGLGIGGTWQPSSAGATFDVQDPATGEVIKTIADATVDDALRALEAAVTAQEAWAETSPRGRSNILRRAFDLLMDRGEDFALLISIEMGKPISEARAEVTYGGEFLRWFSEEAVRVRGDYRPTPEGAGNIVVSHLPVGPTYFITPWNFPLAMATRKIAPALAAGCTVVIKPAELTPLTTIFLVQLLQEAGLPAGVVNVVPTTSPADQSSALLRDARLKKLSFTGSTPVGVKLLEAAAQNVLRTSMELGGNAPFIVFEDADLDRAVEGVLLAKFRNIGQACTAANRIIVHDSIADAFAQRVSDRVAQMKIGRGAEESTDIGALVDGRAVAKVQRLVADAVATGATVLTGGKSLEGPGSYFEPTVLDRLSPNSALMSEEIFGPVLGIIRFTDEEEAVKIANDTDYGLVSYVFTENIHRGQRMIEKLQTGMMGLNTGLISNAAAPFGGIKQSGIGREGGFEGISEFLSTKYTLIPR; this comes from the coding sequence ATGACTTTAAAGCCCCACGAGCAAGAACTGATCAACCAGGTGCAAACCGGTCTCGGCATCGGAGGTACGTGGCAGCCCTCTTCGGCCGGTGCGACATTCGACGTGCAAGACCCGGCAACCGGGGAAGTCATCAAAACGATCGCCGATGCGACCGTCGACGATGCCCTTAGGGCGCTCGAAGCTGCCGTAACGGCGCAGGAGGCGTGGGCTGAGACCTCTCCGCGGGGACGCTCAAACATCCTGCGCCGAGCGTTCGACCTTCTCATGGATCGCGGCGAGGACTTTGCACTGCTCATTAGCATCGAAATGGGCAAGCCGATCTCCGAGGCCCGCGCTGAAGTGACCTATGGAGGCGAGTTCCTGCGCTGGTTCTCGGAGGAAGCCGTGCGCGTCCGCGGCGACTATCGTCCTACTCCTGAGGGTGCTGGCAACATCGTCGTGTCGCACCTTCCGGTCGGGCCCACCTATTTCATCACGCCGTGGAATTTCCCCTTGGCTATGGCAACCCGCAAGATTGCCCCAGCCTTGGCGGCCGGCTGCACGGTTGTCATCAAACCCGCCGAACTGACTCCGCTGACGACCATCTTCTTGGTACAACTGCTCCAAGAAGCGGGCCTGCCGGCAGGAGTTGTAAATGTCGTTCCAACTACGTCGCCTGCGGACCAGTCCAGCGCGCTGTTGAGGGACGCCCGCCTCAAAAAGCTCAGCTTCACCGGTTCGACCCCTGTCGGTGTAAAGCTCCTTGAAGCCGCAGCCCAGAATGTCCTGCGAACTTCTATGGAGTTGGGGGGTAACGCACCGTTCATCGTCTTCGAGGATGCAGATTTGGATCGAGCCGTGGAGGGTGTCCTGCTGGCGAAGTTCCGAAATATCGGCCAGGCATGCACTGCGGCGAATCGCATCATTGTCCATGATTCGATCGCGGATGCTTTTGCTCAACGTGTGAGCGACCGGGTGGCCCAAATGAAGATCGGCAGGGGAGCTGAGGAAAGTACTGACATCGGCGCTTTGGTCGACGGCCGTGCGGTCGCAAAGGTTCAACGTCTGGTTGCTGACGCCGTAGCGACCGGCGCAACGGTTCTCACTGGAGGTAAGTCCCTCGAAGGTCCCGGGAGCTACTTCGAGCCAACAGTTCTGGATCGGCTCAGTCCCAACTCGGCTCTGATGTCCGAAGAGATCTTTGGACCGGTCCTTGGCATCATCCGATTCACTGATGAGGAGGAAGCAGTCAAAATCGCCAATGACACAGATTATGGGCTGGTCAGTTATGTGTTCACGGAGAACATTCATCGCGGCCAGCGCATGATTGAAAAGCTGCAGACGGGAATGATGGGCCTAAACACTGGTCTCATCTCCAACGCGGCAGCACCCTTTGGCGGTATTAAGCAGTCCGGTATCGGCCGGGAAGGCGGTTTTGAGGGCATCAGCGAGTTCCTCTCAACCAAATACACCCTTATTCCCCGCTGA
- a CDS encoding alpha/beta hydrolase, translated as MRTLKFNREGTILTAELREGSGPPVVIVPGVMSDAYTWRPVADALNLNNPIMVINRRGRLPSGPTGRGYSVRTEIDDLHHLLDTLEEDIHLFGWSYGGLIALETATERRNLRSVVAYEPVSSPFGSNALEPLRLALGRGDLDSAVEVVKRVMAGYSAEYMAALRADPIWPVLRILVHPLADELTAINDHVAALSRYSEITAPVTLMLGERNEEKPPYGVAFTAFSQALPQAEVVRLANQGHLAHSEAPGLLAEHLTQAVLKHNEYQHSS; from the coding sequence ATGCGAACACTTAAATTCAACCGCGAGGGAACAATTTTGACTGCCGAGCTACGAGAAGGCAGCGGACCGCCCGTGGTGATAGTTCCAGGCGTTATGTCCGATGCGTATACCTGGCGCCCTGTCGCCGATGCATTGAATTTGAATAACCCGATAATGGTCATCAACCGCCGCGGGCGGCTGCCTAGCGGCCCGACAGGTCGCGGCTACTCGGTCCGGACTGAAATTGACGATTTGCACCACCTCCTCGACACCCTCGAGGAGGACATCCACCTGTTCGGCTGGAGCTATGGGGGACTGATTGCTTTGGAAACGGCGACAGAGCGACGCAACCTGCGCTCTGTCGTCGCGTATGAGCCCGTCTCCAGCCCGTTCGGATCGAACGCCCTTGAGCCCCTACGTCTTGCTCTCGGGAGGGGCGACCTGGACAGCGCTGTCGAGGTGGTCAAGCGGGTCATGGCGGGTTACTCCGCCGAATATATGGCAGCGCTGCGCGCGGACCCTATTTGGCCTGTCCTCCGTATTCTTGTTCACCCCTTGGCTGATGAGCTGACTGCTATAAATGACCATGTTGCAGCGCTTTCCCGATACAGCGAAATCACGGCTCCAGTCACCCTGATGCTTGGCGAACGCAACGAGGAGAAGCCGCCATACGGTGTCGCTTTCACCGCCTTCTCTCAGGCCCTCCCCCAAGCCGAGGTGGTTCGGCTGGCAAATCAGGGTCACCTGGCCCACAGCGAAGCACCCGGCCTTCTGGCTGAGCACCTTACGCAAGCAGTCTTGAAGCACAACGAATACCAACATTCCAGTTAG